One part of the Candida albicans SC5314 chromosome R, complete sequence genome encodes these proteins:
- a CDS encoding DNA-dependent ATPase (Protein involved in transcription-coupled nucleotide excision repair of UV-induced DNA lesions; Spider biofilm induced), translated as MSELDQLDVKLVDQDELETSITNKANKVLLSKDAELDEKRLSKAIKELESTQRQIANLSARLAHPRTKISEKKRLKDEIHWYEENELIPRQQDVDDIRNRLKENKIQLKKDAPQSTQSTSRLPEETERDYLIRTGKITAFGNENAFQSEQTHEQQSHVFLREPGLDNKVNDEDYAYQSDSEVDDNDNSIDKNAVRDLGETNQESESVLHNIDDGDESLYQQRLQTWVRKRASLRTQHQQEGIEEWFLPHPNIADAKLNEKFKLPGDIYPSLFDYQKTCVQWLWELYTQKTGGIIGDEMGLGKTIQIISFLAGLHYSGLLDKPVLVVVPATVLNQWVNEFHRWWPPLRCIILHSIGSGMNGSVSESKLEEYLESTDPDATQSSLHGIKSQINAQEIVDRVMEKGHVLVTTYVGLRIYSKHILPREWGYVVLDEGHKIRNPDSDISLTCKKIKTVNRIILSGTPIQNNLIELWSLFDFVFPGRLGTLPVFQQEFSIPINIGGYANSNNLQVKTAYKCAVVLRDLISPYMLRRLKSDVAQDLPKKNEMVLFVKLTKIQQELYESFLQSEDLESILKGKRNVLMGVDILRKICNHPDLVYRDTLMKRKNYGDPAKSGKMQVLKNLLRLWQSENHKTLLFCQTRQMLDILEKFVANLSLINGGDFNYLRMDGSTPISKRQMLVDAFNQDPDMHVFLLTTKVGGLGVNLTGADRVIIYDPDWNPSTDIQARERAWRLGQKRDITIYRLMTTGSIEEKIYHRQIFKTFLTNKILKDPKQRRFFKANDLHDLFTLGDQDEEGTETAQLFEGGEQSQQKYSGTKPRQSRGLFKKKYKDDDDFSQVARISGVSKLDKFEDGDHNDGDGDSTYSANEDNRIMSSIFAQSGVHSTLQHDDIISGSKEKESSLVEKEADKLATAAAEALKKSRMQTRKNTIGTPTWTGKFGSAGKFGLKRRKLLNSSSTILQNLRQKNELTESKKPDDVKVEPDRKQIMENLVEYLGDQMDNFSTSNDIIKNVKLSMSTENEMIMIRSMLREIANWDSSRKGWKLKDEFLQQHQQQPE; from the coding sequence ATGTCCGAATTAGACCAGTTAGATGTCAAGTTAGTCGACCAGGATGAACTAGAAACGTCTATAACCAATAAAGCAAACAAGGTTTTGCTACTGAAAGATGCAGAGTTAGATGAAAAGAGATTGTCAAAGGCGATAAAAGAGTTGGAGTCAACACAAAGGCAAATTGCAAATCTATCGGCAAGACTAGCACACCCGAGAACTAAAATAAGTGAAAAGAAACGATTAAAAGACGAAATTCACTGGTATGAAGAGAATGAATTGATTCCTAGACAACaagatgttgatgatatcCGAAATAGattgaaagaaaacaagattcaattgaaaaaggaCGCGCCACAACTGACCCAATCAACTAGCAGACTACCTGAGGAAACCGAACGGGACTATTTGATTCGAACAGGGAAAATCACAGCCTTTGGCAATGAGAATGCATTTCAACTGGAACAGACCCATGAGCAGCAAAGCCATGTGTTTTTGAGGGAGCCAGGTCTTGACAACAAGGTAAACGACGAGGATTACGCGTACCAGTCAGACTCAGAAGTAGACGATAATGACAACTccattgataaaaatgCTGTCAGGGATCTAGGGGAAACTAATCAAGAATCAGAATCCGTCCTCCATAATATAGACGATGGCGATGAATCGTTATACCAACAGAGATTGCAAACTTGGGTACGCAAACGAGCATCACTCAGAACGCAGCACCAGCAGGAGGGAATTGAAGAATGGTTTCTTCCACATCCAAATATTGCTGATGCTAAGCTAAATGAGAAATTCAAACTACCTGGCGATATATATCCTTCCTTGTTTGATTATCAGAAAACTTGTGTTCAATGGCTATGGGAATTGTACACTCAAAAGACTGGAGGGATAATTGGTGATGAGATGGGGCTCGGTAAAActattcaaattatatCGTTTCTTGCTGGCTTGCACTATTCGGGATTGTTAGATAAACCTGTTCTAGTTGTTGTTCCAGCAACAGTGTTGAACCAATGGGTCAATGAGTTCCACCGATGGTGGCCACCTTTGAGATGTATAATTCTACACAGTATCGGGTCAGGGATGAACGGTTCTGTATCGGAGTCAAAACTAGAAGAGTACTTGGAGTCGACCGACCCAGATGCGACACAGTCCTCCCTTCACGGTATCAAGAGTCAAATTAATGCCCAAGAGATCGTCGATAGAGTTATGGAAAAAGGACATGTGTTGGTTACTACTTATGTTGGGTTAAGAATATATTCCAAACATATACTACCGCGTGAATGGGGGTATGTGGTATTAGACGAAGGACATAAAATAAGAAACCCGGATCTGGATATTTCCCTCACttgcaaaaaaatcaaaaccgTCAATAGGATTATCTTATCGGGTACGCCTAttcaaaacaatttgattgaGTTGTGGTCACTATTTGACTTTGTTTTCCCCGGTAGATTGGGAACGTTGCCAGTGTTTCAGCAGGAGTTTTCGATCCCCATAAACATTGGGGGCTATGCCAACTCAAACAATTTGCAAGTGAAAACAGCATACAAATGTGCCGTGGTACTACGTGATTTGATATCTCCGTATATGCTCCGACGGTTGAAAAGTGATGTTGCTCAAGATTTGCccaagaaaaatgaaatggTCTTGTTTGTCAAGCTAACCAAAATTCAGCAGGAATTGTACGAGAGCTTTCTACAAAGCGAAGATTTGGAGTCTATATTGAAGGGGAAAAGAAACGTTTTAATGGGGGTTGATATACTTCGCAAAATATGTAACCATCCAGACTTGGTGTATCGTGACACTTTAATGAAGAGGAAGAATTACGGCGACCCAGCGAAATCAGGGAAAATGCAagtattgaagaatttgttaCGTCTTTGGCAAAGTGAGAATCATAAAACATTGCTTTTCTGTCAAACTCGTCAAATGTTGGATATATTAGAAAAGTTTGTTGCTAATTTATCTTTGATTAACGGTGgtgatttcaattatttgcGAATGGATGGGAGTACGCCTATCTCCAAGCGTCAGATGTTAGTTGATGCGTTCAATCAAGATCCAGATATGCatgtttttttgttgacaACAAAAGTGGGAGGGTTGGGAGTCAATTTGACTGGAGCCGATAGGGTGATTATTTATGATCCTGACTGGAACCCTTCTACTGATATCCAAGCGAGAGAGAGGGCATGGAGATTAGGCCAAAAACGAGATATAACAATTTACAGGTTAATGACCACAGGGTCTATTGAAGagaaaatttatcatcGTCAAATCTTCAAGACATTTTTGACCAACAAGATTTTAAAGGATCCTAAGCAGCGACGCTTCTTCAAGGCCAATGATTTGCATGATTTGTTTACGTTGGGAGACCAGGACGAGGAGGGCACTGAGACAGCACAATTGTTTGAAGGTGGAGAACAATCACAGCAAAAATATTCTGGGACCAAGCCCCGACAATCTCGAGGATTGTTTAAGAAGAAATATAAAGATGACGATGATTTCTCGCAGGTTGCTCGCATATCTGGTGTTTCAAAACTAGACAAGTTTGAAGATGGTGATCACAATGACGGGGACGGAGACAGCACATATCTGGCGAATGAAGATAATCGTATCATGTCGAGTATTTTTGCTCAGAGTGGGGTTCATAGCACGTTGCAACACGACGATATCATTAGTGgatcaaaagaaaaggaatCTAGTCTTGTTGAAAAGGAAGCAGATAAACTTGCCACTGCTGCTGCGGAGGCGTTAAAGAAATCTCGCATGCAAACGagaaaaaatacaatagGCACGCCAACATGGACGGGGAAATTTGGCAGTGCTGGTAAGTTTGGGTTGAAAAGGAGAAAGTTGTTAAACTCGTCAAGTACCATTTTGCAAAATTTGagacaaaaaaatgaattgacaGAATCCAAAAAACCAGATGATGTTAAAGTTGAACCAGATCGAAAACAAATCATGGAGAATTTGGTGGAGTATTTGGGAGACCAAATGGACAATTTCAGCACTTCTAATGATATCATAAAGAATGTCAAGTTATCCATGAGTACGGAAAACGagatgattatgattagGTCCATGTTGAGAGAAATTGCAAATTGGGACTCATCAAGAAAGGGCTGGAAATTGAAGGATGAgtttttgcaacaacaccaacaacaaccagaGTGA
- a CDS encoding uncharacterized protein (Ortholog of S. cerevisiae : AIM32, C. glabrata CBS138 : CAGL0L01529g, C. dubliniensis CD36 : Cd36_33550, C. parapsilosis CDC317 : CPAR2_702070 and Candida tenuis NRRL Y-1498 : CANTEDRAFT_114174): MWSKEEKKQKREKKMYVQPQQRTYYLLLMFRLFARRNYSIHWRFKDVCPSPRYDTGCTYCQPEFPTNLAIDFDKNLNKTGAIPTKHVMVLTNPINQISELPSKTEFIPNSIPSEITKYRTMIQTDDQRVTISVIHLNNNRHQQILDQYNIKPGSSQQLVFLYPSMKIIRFDLSVSDQFVKKYLYSKPTAPVYNPFVQTKPSAPNNDLFDSIIVDESNFIEDELDKDLLVICGHAKRDLRCGIIAPQLESEFNQVLVRHNLQDTIYTGQVSHVGGHAYAGNVLYYPKDCQTSKDFIWYGRVFPKDVQGIVESTIINKEIIKDLFRGDIEAY; this comes from the coding sequence ATGTGGagtaaagaagaaaaaaaacagaagagagaaaaaaaaatgtacGTTCAACCACAACAGAGAACATactatttattattaatgtttCGTTTATTTGCAAGACGTAATTATAGTATACACTGGCGATTCAAAGATGTTTGTCCATCACCGAGATATGATACAGGTTGCACGTATTGTCAACCAGAATTCCCAACAAACCTAGccattgattttgataagaatttgaacaaaacaGGAGCAATACCGACCAAACATGTAATGGTATTGACAAATCCGATTAATCAGATATCAGAGCTACCTTCCAAAACTGAGTTTATTCCCAATAGTATACCGAGTGAAATAACAAAGTATCGAACAATGATTCAAACCGATGATCAACGAGTGACCATTTCCGTGATCCATCTTAACAACAATCGTCACCAACAGATATTAGatcaatataatataaaacCAGGCTCGTCGCAACAGTTGGTGTTTTTGTATCCGTCTATGAAAATCATCAGATTTGACCTAAGTGTACTGGACCAATTTGTTAAAAAGTACTTGTACTCGAAGCCTACAGCCCCAGTTTATAATCCATTTGTTCAAACCAAACCCTCGGCACCAAATAATGACTTGTTTGATTCCATAATTGTAGATGAGTCAAATTTTATTGAGGATGAATTGGATAAAGATTTGTTGGTGATATGTGGACATGCAAAACGAGATTTACGGTGTGGAATCATTGCTCCACAGTTGGAATCGGAATTCAATCAGGTACTCGTTCGTCATAATCTACAAGACACGATATACACTGGGCAAGTATCGCATGTTGGTGGTCACGCTTATGCTGGGAATGTATTGTACTACCCCAAAGATTGTCAGACATCAAAAGATTTCATATGGTACGGTCGGGTTTTTCCCAAGGATGTCCAAGGTATTGTTGAACTgacaattataaataagGAAATTATCAAAGATTTGTTTCGTGGAGATATAGAGGCATACTAG
- the ASF1 gene encoding nucleosome assembly factor (Protein similar to S. cerevisiae Asf1p, a chromatin assembly complex component; likely to be essential for growth, based on an insertional mutagenesis strategy): MSIVSLTGIEVLNNPAKFTDPYEFQITFECLEPLKEDLEWKLTYVGSSDSLDHDQELDSILVGPVPVGINSFLFKADAPSPELIPASELVSVTVIILSCSYNDKEFVRVGYYVNNEYDTEELRENPPAKVAIDHVVRNILAEKPRVTRFNIVWDNEEGADEYPPEQPEDEEEEEEEEEEGEEEEEDEDEEDDDDDEDLNGDAVVDLEKEEISTPRDNDEDIEIDIASESEVEEGGVEEEAKVNTPKD, from the coding sequence ATGTCGATAGTATCATTAACAGGAATTGAAGTATTAAACAATCCAGCAAAATTCACCGATCCTTatgaatttcaaattacTTTTGAATGTTTGGAACCATTAAAAGAAGATTTAGAATGGAAATTAACTTATGTTGGATCATCAGATTCATTAGATCATGATCAAGAATTAGATAGTATATTAGTTGGACCTGTCCCCGTAGGgataaattcatttttatttaaagcTGATGCTCCAAGTCCAGAATTAATTCCTGCTAGTGAATTAGTTAGTGTCACCGTGATAATATTAAGTTGTTCTTATAATgataaagaatttgttCGAGTTGGATATTAtgttaataatgaatatgATACAGAAGAATTAAGAGAAAATCCACCAGCAAAAGTAGCTATTGATCATGTCGtaagaaatattttggCAGAAAAACCTAGAGTTACTCGATTTAATATTGTTTGGGATAATGAAGAAGGTGCTGATGAATATCCTCCTGAACAACCAGAAgatgaggaagaagaagaagaagaggaggaggaaggagaagaggaggaagaagatgaagatgaagaagacgatgatgacgatgaagaCCTTAATGGTGATGCAGTGGTGgatttggaaaaagaagaaatactGACACCTAGGGATAACGATGAAGATATTGAGATAGATATAGCTAGTGAAAGTGAAGTAGAGGAAGGTGGTGTAGAGGAAGAAGCAAAAGTAAATACTCCAAAAGACTAG
- the EFG1 gene encoding KilA-N domain-containing central transcriptional regulator EFG1 (bHLH transcription factor; required for white-phase cell type, RPMI and Spider biofilm formation, hyphal growth, cell-wall gene regulation; roles in adhesion, virulence; Cph1 and Efg1 have role in host cytokine response; binds E-box): MSTYSIPYYNQMNGNYNNGMPQQTTAANQQAFPQQQQPTTTGNASQQQQQAAATAAAAAVQQPYNYMFYQQQGQPGQQTGQTAGQQQQQQQQQQQYDYNTYNRYQYPAATSQGNYYQQTIPNQLSQPQPQHYNGSNRNYTSAPSGAPIPSNSTSGPSQQPPLPGQQAVPIPPHVSTMQQPTPVQDTLNASSTSTVGQFQPPGIRPRVTTTMWEDEKTLCYQVDANNVSVVRRADNNMINGTKLLNVAQMTRGRRDGILKSEKVRHVVKIGSMHLKGVWIPFERALAMAQREQIVDMLYPLFVRDIKRVIQTGVTPNAAAATAAAAATATSASAPPPPPPPVAAATTTAATAISKSSSGNGNSISATSGGSNVSGASGAGSTTSPVNTKAATTAGTPQGNYYQTYNQQQYPQQYGQYNAPGKNQNTPASQPGSTTNDQYLQQQQQMYGYQSNYYQGGAANSSYYPNYYQQQQPNYASSYPYQQQQQKQQQQQPNQQQQSDQQQTSTPSGGAGTRSVHQSPQVQSLTQGSVHPSPQQHQANQSASTVAKEEK, translated from the coding sequence ATGTCAACGTATTCTATACCCTATTACAATCAAATGAACGGAAATTACAATAACGGTATGCCCCAGCAAACAACTGCAGCCAATCAACAGGCTTTTCctcagcaacaacaaccaacaacaacaggcAATGCTAgccaacagcaacagcaagCAGCTGCTACGGCAGCTGCAGCTGCAGTCCAACAGCCTTATAACTACATGTTCTATCAGCAACAAGGACAACCAGGTCAACAGACTGGACAGACAGCaggacaacaacaacaacagcagcagcagcagcaacaataTGATTACAATACCTACAACAGATATCAGTATCCTGCCGCAACATCTCAAGGAAACTATTACCAACAAACAATTCCTAATCAATTGTCACAGCCACAACCTCAGCATTACAATGGATCTAATCGTAATTACACAAGTGCTCCTAGTGGTGCCCCCATACCTTCCAATTCTACCAGTGGACCTTCACAACAGCCACCACTACCAGGTCAACAAGCAGTACCTATCCCACCACATGTATCGACAATGCAACAACCAACTCCTGTTCAGGATACGTTGAACGCCTCGAGCACTTCCACTGTGGGGCAATTCCAACCACCAGGAATCAGACCACGAGTAACAACTACCATGTGGGAAGATGAAAAAACTTTGTGCTATCAAGTTGATGCCAATAATGTGTCGGTTGTCAGAAGAGCAGATAATAATATGATTAACGGAACCAAATTGCTCAATGTGGCCCAAATGACACGTGGTAGAAGAGATGggattttgaaatcagAAAAAGTGAGACACGTTGTGAAAATCGGATCAATGCATTTGAAAGGAGTCTGGATTCCATTTGAAAGAGCATTGGCCATGGCTCAACGTGAACAAATTGTGGATATGTTGTATCCTTTGTTTGTCAGAGATATTAAACGAGTGATTCAAACCGGAGTAACTCCTAATGCAGCTGCTGCAACGGCCGCCGCCGCTGCCACTGCCACTTCTGCTTCGGCTCCTCCACCTCCACCTCCACCCgttgctgctgctactactactgctgCTACTGCTATTTCCAAAAGTTCTAGCGGTAATGGGAACAGTATATCTGCTACCAGTGGTGGCAGTAATGTGTCTGGTGCTTCTGGTGCAGGTTCCACCACTAGTCCGGTAAATACCAAGGCTGCCACTACTGCTGGTACCCCTCAAGgtaattattatcaaacttACAACCAACAGCAGTATCCTCAACAGTATGGTCAGTATAATGCTCCTGGTAAGAACCAAAATACACCTGCATCACAACCAGGTTCTACAACCAATGATCaatatttacaacaacaacaacaaatgtATGGGTATCAACTGAATTATTACCAGGGTGGTGCTGCTAATAGTAGTTACTAtccaaattattatcaacaacaacaaccaaattATGCATCATCATATCCATaccaacagcaacaacaaaagcaacaacaacaacaaccaaatcaacaacaacagtcagatcaacaacaaacttCTACACCAAGTGGTGGTGCAGGAACTAGATCTGTGCACCAATCACCCCAAGTTCAGTCATTGACTCAAGGTTCAGTTCACCCTTCACCCCAACAACATCAAGCTAATCAATCAGCTAGCACTGTTgccaaagaagaaaagtaa
- a CDS encoding uncharacterized protein (Protein of unknown function; Hap43-induced; Spider biofilm induced) encodes MDFNLSHRKYLDKIKASVFKKQQELSSPDVHQRRQPDNDLSLVPITSPPDDPHQYPSTFFLSPVTSNESYNYYSDQSSSKRQYYAEPQSPASSVDDGETEKEDNEDVISDAPEDQDVVMTTESEQEEPFSPLLSFPLEILYNIIEYVYVDNDISSINSNLEKFANTIPLLSKKFHSLSLCFLYKYTIFNRPHSFDKFLHNLITDPTIGKYVEFMDFQQFTSIGLGRTGRMNQEIQMVTYKTISHALSMTPNLLEFLASENIQDDMNVTVLDYLFNKLPKIKALDFCGASSELFARAFNELQITREDLSITKLSFHDCSNLAPEVFEKVFPHLVNLKRLDLNHTSITSPVLLKLPLDIQLTHLSLARCSKLTTKDLIQFLVDHPAVNRGSLQWLNLQIDSNVVSPLSDIYLLYTLKHLKAPKLKYLNIGGMPVNYKILLTIKAKFAELESLNISHAHLKVEELNEFMKDNTTIKYLDLSGIKSLTSNLSAFMKKNFYSGLVAIEYDYKALYDYTANGDLIRISPLQTSFIGESTPPTTWRFYDNEGRRAWIYKTDEVANKPHTTKTSNLVFYDLETGNKIVNTVKKPEFLKYGSRKINCSIGYYNLNGYKGKKSIDDSYCWPVEFSQRGIYNYYSLNVK; translated from the coding sequence ATGGATTTCAATTTACTGCATCGAAAGTACCTTGACAAGATTAAAGCCAGTGTGTTTAAAAAACAGCAAGAGCTCCTGCTGCCAGACGTGCATCAGCGGCGTCAACCAGACAATGATTTATCCCTTGTACCAATCACTTCCCCGCCCGATGACCCACACCAATATCCATccacattttttttgagtCCTGTCACTTCAAACGAATCATATAATTACTATTCTGACCAGTCTCTGTCGAAGCGACAGTATTATGCTGAGCCTCAGTCACCAGCATCGTCGGTGGATGATGGGGAAACGGAAAAAGAAGACAATGAGGATGTCATTTCAGATGCACCGGAAGATCAGGATGTAGTGATGACGACTGAAAGTGAACAAGAGGAACCTTTTTCACCATTGCTTTCTTTCCCATTGGAAATACtttataatattattgaatatGTGTATGTGGACAATGACatatcatcaatcaattccaaCTTGGAAAAATTTGCCAATACAATCCCATTGTTGCTGAAAAAGTTCCATAGCTTATCCCTCTGCTTTTTGTACAAGTATACAATATTCAACCGACCACATTCATTTGACAAGTTTTTACATAATTTAATCACAGACCCCACTATTGGCAAATACGTCGAGTTTATGGATTTTCAACAGTTCACATCAATAGGTTTAGGAAGAACGGGAAGAATGAATCAGGAAATACAAATGGTGACATATAAAACCATCTCTCACGCTCTTTCTATGACTCCAAACTTGTTGGAGTTTTTAGCATCGGAAAATATTCAGGACGACATGAACGTGACTGTTTTGGATTACTTGTTTAACAAACTACCCAAAATAAAAGCATTAGATTTCTGCGGTGCCAGCTCAGAATTATTTGCTCGTGCATTTAACGAGTTGCAAATCACTCGAGAAGATTTATCAATCACAAAATTATCTTTCCATGATTGTTCAAACTTGGCTCCGGAGGTCTTTGAAAAAGTATTCCCACATTTAgtcaatttgaaaagattaGATTTGAACCATACGTCGATTACATCGCCAGTATTATTAAAACTTCCATTAGATATTCAATTAACACACTTGTCGCTTGCCCGATGCTCAAAATTGACAACCAAGGATTTGATCCAATTTTTGGTAGATCATCCAGCAGTAAATCGGGGATCGTTACAATGGCTCAATTTGCAAATCGATTCTAATGTGGTGAGCCCATTATCagatatatatttattatacaCTTTAAAACATTTAAAAGCcccaaaattgaaatactTGAACATTGGAGGGATGCCTGttaattacaaaatattattgacAATAAAGGCCAAGTTTGCCGAGTTGGAAAGTTTGAATATCAGTCACGCACACCTCAAAGTTGAAGAGTTGAATGAGTTTATGAAAGACAACACCACCATTAAATATCTTGATTTAAGTGGAATCAAACTGTTAACATCCAACTTATCAGCATTTATGAAGAAGAACTTCTATAGTGGGCTTGTTGCTATTGAGTATGATTACAAGGCATTATACGACTATACTGCAAATGGCGACCTTATTAGAATATCACCTTTACAAACGTCATTTATCGGAGAACTGACCCCACCTACTACATGGAGGTTTTACGACAATGAAGGGAGACGAGCATGGATATATAAAACTGATGAAGTAGCCAACAAGCCACACACCACCAAAACATCAAATCTTGTGTTTTATGACTTGGAAACCGGTAATAAAATTGTGAACACTGTGAAAAAACCTGAGTTTCTAAAGTATGGTAGTCGCAAAATAAACTGTTCTATTGGGTACTATAACTTGAATGGTTACAAGGGTAAAAAGAGTATAGACGACTCTTATTGCTGGCCTGTTGAATTCAGTCAACGTGGAATTTATAATTACTATTCCCTAAATGtgaaataa
- a CDS encoding uncharacterized protein (Ortholog of C. dubliniensis CD36 : Cd36_33530, C. parapsilosis CDC317 : CPAR2_201980, Candida tenuis NRRL Y-1498 : CANTEDRAFT_134293 and Debaryomyces hansenii CBS767 : DEHA2A10164g): MALSEESIPKLYPSSTPLSNGNDRNPTVIQATSTPPPPPPPPALPDISTSTPIETPWYYKRSTGSESEEEEEDTNNGNDDYDDYYQDDGETIQKTPSPNKSKGYRFNNQLDFASTPLNPSCTLSFSSPMNKLNQLHLESQLDMDGFEEEHLIEQGEEEEEDDDDDDEYSLGNKTITTHESESESEQGESNEINIKHFEPKYISSRRKRLHSESPDMMVLTPNVNYKNNVNDKNDVNDITYGNDMSICNTTSTTTNTTATNTSAFKFSFSNISDSTPCPRQPKRKRLKFKHESTRNILDLNYAKKSILSQPSSFPLYNDGGEGELPNEKYCYDNDDENNSGISSGSTDNKSINSKLESTPISQSTPASSRASSPPPLQQQQQQKPRAQPQPQPQQTSSSSSSKSGQEYGETINGYKFVKPKNSMNNTKLPQFKYETPINNNRYHQLCQGYNSNNYQIMNELPVTAAGLMPHGDEDDDDIHIGDRRIGDPYLNLSRDDDNHCDQETHDDGNQLREIYFKENRLPLPTPYFYQLKSLSVDQILALINYENLLKFYETILNGDETLYELLKQERIRWHPDKWIGKLNQKNEMIMDVDYELTIKMVDSISQTINSIIESL; encoded by the coding sequence ATGGCGTTATCAGAAGAATCGATACCAAAGTTGTATCCTAGTTCAACCCCATTATCCAATGGTAATGATAGAAACCCAACTGTCATACAAGCCACATCTAcccctcctcctcctcctcctcctccagCACTACCTGATATATCGACCAGCACTCCAATAGAAACCCCTTGGTATTATAAAAGATCTACTGGATCTGAaagtgaagaagaagaagaagatacCAATAATGGTAACGACGattatgatgattattatcAAGATGATGGGGAAACAATACAAAAGACACCATCTCCAAATAAACTGAAAGGATATAGATTCAATAATCAACTTGACTTTGCATCGACTCCATTAAATCCGAGTTGCACgctttcattttcatcaccCATGAATAAACTCAATCAACTACACTTGGAATCTCAACTTGATATGGACGGATTTGAGGAAGAACATCTAATAGAACAaggtgaagaagaagaagaagacgatgacgatgacgaCGAATATTCATTAGGGAATAAAACGATAACTACACATGAATCTGAATCTGAATCTGAACAAGGTGAGAGTAACGAGATTAATATTAAACACTTTGAACCAAAATATATAAGTTCACGAAGAAAACGATTACATCTGGAATCTCCCGATATGATGGTTTTAACCCCTAATgtcaattacaaaaataacgttaatgataaaaatgatGTCAATGATATAACTTATGGTAATGATATGTCAATTTGTAACACCACTAGCACCACCACAAATACCACCGCCACTAATACTTCAGCTTTTAAATTTAGTTTCTCAAATATTAGTGATTCAACACCTTGTCCTCGACAACCTAAACGGAAAAGATTGAAATTTAAACATGAACTGACAAGAAATATAttagatttgaattatGCTAAAAAATCCATACTATCACAACCACTGTCTTTCCCATTATATAATGATGGAGGTGAAGGTGAATTGccaaatgaaaaatattgttatgataatgatgatgagaaTAACAGTGGTATTAGTAGTGGTAGCACTGATAATAAAAGTATTAACAGTAAACTAGAATCAACTCCAATTTCCCAGTCAACACCAGCATCACTGAGAGCTTCATCGCCACCTCCActacagcaacaacaacaacaaaaaccaCGAgcacaaccacaaccacaaccacaacaaacatcatcatcatcatcatcaaaatcagGTCAAGAATATGGTGAGACAATCAATGGATACAAATTTGTTAAACCGAAAAACTCAATGAACAATACTAAACTTCCACAATTCAAATATGAAACAcctataaataataatcgttatcatcaattgtgTCAAGGTTATAATAGtaacaattatcaaataatgaacGAATTGCCAGTGACAGCAGCTGGATTGATGCCTCATGGGGacgaagatgatgatgatattcaTATTGGTGATCGTCGAATAGGCGATCcttatttgaatttgctgagagatgatgataatcATTGCGACCAGGAAACTCATGATGATGGTAATCAATTACGAgaaatatatttcaaaGAGAATAGATTACCATTACCGACACcttatttttatcaattgaaatcattatcagttgatcaaatattggcattaataaattatgaaaatctattgaaattttatgaaacaattttgaatGGAGATGAAACTTTatatgaattattaaaacaagAACGAATTCGTTGGCATCCAGATAAATGGATTggtaaattgaatcaaaaaaatgaaatgattATGGATGTTGATTATGAACTTACTATTAAAATGGTAGATAGTATTAGTCAAACgataaattcaataattgaatcattatAA